Genomic window (Phaeodactylum tricornutum CCAP 1055/1 chromosome 3, complete sequence):
GCGGCTTGGCGCAGCAGCACCCGGGTTTGGAGCACACTGGGTCACGTTTACAAAAAGACGTCGGCTTCCAAAGTTGTCCGAGAAACCAAACGTCTCGTCAAGGTCTTTGCCCACCATCATGAATACGGTACAGTCGACCAAGTTTCCACTACGAACGAGGCGACTGTCTCCCAAGAGTTGAAATACCCCCAACCTTTAGAATAGAAAGTAGAGAAATATACCATCCATACGATAGATACGATAGCAGCAACTAGATTTTCACTACCTGTCTAAATCGTTGTTTATTAGGCTCACTGTAAGTGTAAACCAGCCTGGCTACCTACATTAGGCAGCACTCTCATTTTCTGGAGCCGCGTCTTCCGCATCCCGATGGCGTTTGTCCAGAACTTGATCAATCACCCCAAACTTTTTGGCTTGGTGGACATCCAGAAAGTAATCCCGATCCATGACTCGTTCAATTTCGGACAATTCCTGCCCCGTGTGGTGCACATAGAGTCGGTTGAGGTTGGCCCGGGTCCTCAAAATTTCGCGGGCTTGGATGTCAATGTCCGCAGCCATTCCCTGGGCCCCACCCGATGGCTGATGCAACATGATCCGAGAATTGGGCAAGGCGAAACGACATCCCGGTGTGCCCCCCGCCAGTAAAAGACTTCCCATGGACGCCGCTTGTCCCATGCAAATGGTGTGTACATCCGGGCGAATGTATTGCATGGTATCGTACATGGCCA
Coding sequences:
- a CDS encoding predicted protein → MRCFARTVPRRSVQRAYTVPIVLESGALGERSFDIYSRLLRERIICVHGEVSDHMASLVTAQLLFLEAEHPEKPVYMYINSPGGLVTAGMAMYDTMQYIRPDVHTICMGQAASMGSLLLAGGTPGCRFALPNSRIMLHQPSGGAQGMAADIDIQAREILRTRANLNRLYVHHTGQELSEIERVMDRDYFLDVHQAKKFGVIDQVLDKRHRDAEDAAPENESAA